The Montipora capricornis isolate CH-2021 chromosome 3, ASM3666992v2, whole genome shotgun sequence genome window below encodes:
- the LOC138042728 gene encoding uncharacterized protein: MLHVRKSEKEFKYFAHTLLEHNDKIKRTAFVGGDRDKAQQGFLSPLRGCTFLPCKHVEDDIIRKLSDMSLNDMKMEVLKDIFGSDKDKEKGIVDSTDEDEFVAKVSSVADKWDGIEQRIHSGKEPQFSKYFRECIQEDMKEGMLLSTRRKAGLGDEFFFNNAQECSNFKYKCKILEEKMSTTSGYRPRVKCSWTEAIVLYRRLVEEVNRDKQRAVLQKGSFVLTEPYKHLEMPLHQWSALTSKEMNAHLAKVDPSMKGASNATLAFDLELQEPRPSDVSEETPVAIGSFEETGLPECLRGSWVNANKIVDLQGTAGHPNDSSKKVVISLSGPTTHTVQIGKNRKKLACDEHCPRFKEMAICCHTIAVAHNEGRLKEVIASYVIPVDRLLRSGIPGSTGKKANERGFKRKRQNNPPRDVAVYGDRVPVTAEDANEEANAPYEVVFVHSTSATTCYGCKGRVRDKPSRHYLPRHTIYLFAMKNVGCTTLRGKLELELALNLRWYTTNRYVLVPALTRMMWKRGDLLFQERSIVYLPRCIGVTFVRSSSWN, encoded by the coding sequence ATGTTACATGTCCGCAAAAGCGAGAAGGAATTCAAATACTTTGCCCACACCCTTCTAGAGCACAACGACAAAATCAAGCGCACAGCATTCGTGGGTGGTGACAGAGATAAGGCCCAACAAGGTTTCCTTTCGCCTCTAAGAGGATGTACATTCCTTCCGTGTAAGCACGTCGAAGATGATATTATTCGAAAGTTATCTGACATGAGTTTAAATGACATGAAGATGGAGGTTTTAAAGGACATATTCGGAAGTGACAAAGACAAGGAGAAAGGCATAGTAGACAGCACTGATGAGGACGAATTTGTTGCCAAAGTCAGTAGCGTGGCGGATAAATGGGATGGCATAGAGCAGCGTATCCACTCTGGGAAAGAGCCGCAATTTTCCAAATACTTTCGCGAGTGCATTCAGGAGGATATGAAGGAAGGGATGCTTCTTTCCACCAGAAGAAAAGCTGGCCTGGGTGATGAATTCTTTTTTAACAATGCGCAAGAATGTAGCAATTTCAAGTACAAGTGCAAAATCTTGGAAGAGAAGATGAGTACTACATCTGGCTACCGCCCTCGTGTGAAGTGCTCCTGGACTGAGGCCATAGTGCTCTACAGAAGACTAGTTGAGGAGGTCAACAGAGACAAACAGAGAGCTGTTCTTCAAAAGGGTTCCTTTGTATTGACGGAACCTTACAAACACCTTGAAATGCCATTACATCAGTGGTCTGCTTTGACGTCCAAAGAAATGAATGCTCATCTGGCAAAGGTGGACCCATCTATGAAAGGTGCGTCTAATGCAACGTTAGCATTCGACCTGGAACTGCAAGAACCTCGTCCTTCAGACGTTTCTGAAGAAACTCCCGTAGCCATTGGAAGTTTTGAGGAAACAGGACTTCCAGAATGTCTTCGTGGCTCCTGGGTAAACGCAAACAAGATCGTCGACCTGCAGGGTACAGCTGGCCACCCGAACGACTCAAGTAAAAAGGTTGTTATATCTCTAAGTGGCCCAACGACACACACAGTTCAAATTGGAAAGAACCGCAAGAAGCTGGCATGTGACGAACACTGCCCACGTTTTAAAGAAATGGCAATATGCTGTCATACAATAGCTGTGGCTCACAACGAAGGCCGCCTGAAAGAAGTTATTGCTTCATACGTGATCCCCGTTGATCGTCTCCTTCGGTCTGGAATACCTGGAAGCACGGGCAAGAAGGCCAACGAGCGTGGCTTCAAAAGAAAACGCCAAAACAACCCTCCTAGAGATGTAGCTGTGTACGGCGATCGTGTACCGGTGACAGCTGAAGACGCCAACGAGGAGGCGAATGCACCGTATGAAGTCGTGTTCGTTCATAGTACCTCAGCTACAACCTGCTATGGGTGCAAAGGACGTGTACGAGATAAGCCTTCGCGTCATTACCTCCCGCGCCATACGATCTATTTATTCGCCATGAAGAACGTAGGGTGTACAACCCTGCGGGGGAAACTAGAATTAGAATTAGCTCTAAACCTGAGATGGTATACTACCAACCGCTACGTTCTTGTACCGGCCTTGACGAGGATGATGTGGAAGCGGGGAGACTTGTTGTTTCAAGAGAGGTCCATCGTCTACTTACCAAGGTGCATCGGCGTCACCTTTGTAAGGAGTTCAAGTTGGAACTAG